The following are encoded in a window of Pseudomonas sp. St316 genomic DNA:
- a CDS encoding autotransporter outer membrane beta-barrel domain-containing protein: MIRHDRGFNRLLNAVWVSAPFLLPVPAAMAACTLTPTAGDDAYVCDGGTSPGLTDLSGNNSLTMPANGSGVISGDVTFGTGVDRIVINANGVIDGDVQQGSGVDDFIMNGGRILSLAQGDGLDTFLMTGGTIVGAFEDGDVAKMTGGTIGRVDMKLDDNVFDMSGGQIIGNLVTGFGQDTIILSAGRIGGNVSVSGGNDSITVSGGEIIGEVRASAGNDQLRWSGGLIHSAILMGDGNDTALLSNLDESLLATTPSLNGGLGQDVLTFSNSTSSTGARYLNWETINLTQGSQLDLNDTLTLGDSATATGTLNIESGSTLTSTQGVIAPVTAGQLVTLNNAGAVDLAQGNTRTNDTLTVQGNYIGTNGQLHLQTLLGADDSPSDKLVVNGGTLTGSTAITVTNLGGTGARTTQDGIEVVQAQGGAVSDAGAFSLAQSVSAGAFDYRLFKGGVTGNENNWYLRSTVVAGPVPAPIPTAPPAPGAPPVPTLPPLPTAVPGAAPIPLYRPEVPTWSVLPPAAAQLTLMALGTFHDRQGDQRLLAETGAFGAGWGRVYGKDLEQTWAGTVTPQFDGSIKGFQVGNDLYSSLLSGGQTQRIGFFIGHTELNGDVKGFNLGFEGRRAGRIELDGDSYGLYWTLTDPTGGYVDAVVMGTRLDGDNRSERGLKIDNRGHALTLSAEAGYPFAVTADWVLEPQVQIIHQKVSLDTQDDGVSRVEFDSDSAWTGRLGARLKGRYQVSGMPVEPYLRANLWHTFSGTDTVTFDDTERVETQQRATTGDLGVGVNVSLAPTVSVYAAADYSNNLDSLQQRSVAGNLGVRISW, translated from the coding sequence ATGATTCGGCACGATAGAGGGTTCAATCGGCTGCTCAACGCTGTGTGGGTATCAGCCCCTTTCCTGTTACCCGTTCCAGCCGCCATGGCGGCTTGCACGCTGACGCCAACCGCAGGTGATGACGCCTATGTCTGCGACGGTGGCACCAGTCCCGGGCTGACAGACCTTTCGGGTAATAACAGCCTGACCATGCCCGCCAACGGCAGTGGCGTCATTAGTGGCGACGTCACGTTCGGCACCGGCGTCGACCGCATCGTGATCAATGCCAACGGCGTGATTGACGGTGATGTCCAGCAAGGCTCCGGCGTGGATGACTTCATCATGAATGGCGGCAGGATCCTGTCCCTGGCCCAAGGTGACGGTCTGGATACGTTCTTGATGACCGGCGGCACCATCGTCGGCGCGTTCGAAGACGGCGACGTTGCAAAAATGACCGGCGGCACGATCGGCCGGGTCGACATGAAACTCGATGACAACGTTTTCGATATGTCGGGCGGGCAGATCATCGGCAACCTGGTGACCGGTTTCGGCCAGGACACCATCATCCTCTCCGCTGGACGCATCGGCGGCAATGTGAGCGTCAGCGGCGGCAATGACAGCATTACCGTCAGCGGTGGCGAAATCATCGGCGAGGTCCGCGCCAGTGCCGGCAATGACCAACTGCGGTGGAGCGGCGGCCTCATTCACTCGGCTATTTTAATGGGCGACGGCAACGACACGGCGCTATTGAGCAACCTCGATGAAAGCCTGCTCGCCACCACCCCCAGCCTGAACGGTGGGTTGGGCCAGGACGTCTTGACGTTCAGTAACAGCACCTCCAGCACCGGCGCCCGCTACCTCAATTGGGAAACGATCAACCTCACCCAAGGCTCGCAACTGGACCTTAACGACACCCTGACCTTGGGTGACAGCGCCACCGCCACCGGGACGCTCAACATAGAATCCGGCAGCACGCTAACATCGACCCAAGGCGTCATTGCCCCTGTTACTGCCGGTCAGTTGGTGACGCTCAACAACGCCGGCGCGGTGGACCTCGCACAGGGCAACACCCGCACCAACGATACCCTCACCGTCCAGGGCAACTACATCGGCACCAACGGCCAGTTGCACTTGCAAACGCTACTGGGCGCCGACGACTCCCCCAGTGACAAGCTGGTGGTTAATGGCGGGACACTCACCGGCAGTACCGCCATCACGGTCACAAACCTGGGCGGCACGGGCGCACGAACGACCCAGGACGGCATCGAAGTGGTCCAGGCCCAGGGCGGCGCGGTCAGTGACGCCGGCGCTTTTTCGCTGGCGCAATCCGTCTCGGCCGGTGCGTTCGACTACCGCCTGTTCAAGGGCGGTGTGACCGGCAACGAAAACAACTGGTACTTGCGCTCCACCGTGGTCGCCGGCCCCGTACCGGCGCCCATCCCTACGGCGCCTCCTGCACCGGGCGCGCCACCGGTCCCGACGCTACCGCCGTTGCCAACGGCGGTGCCCGGCGCAGCGCCCATTCCTCTGTACCGGCCGGAAGTACCGACCTGGTCGGTATTGCCTCCGGCGGCGGCGCAACTGACCCTGATGGCCCTGGGCACGTTCCATGACCGTCAGGGCGACCAACGCCTGCTTGCGGAAACCGGCGCGTTCGGCGCGGGCTGGGGCCGGGTCTACGGCAAGGATCTGGAGCAAACCTGGGCCGGCACGGTGACGCCGCAGTTCGATGGGTCGATCAAGGGGTTTCAGGTGGGCAACGATCTGTACAGTTCCCTGCTGTCCGGCGGCCAGACCCAGCGCATCGGATTCTTCATCGGTCACACGGAACTGAACGGCGATGTCAAAGGCTTCAACCTGGGTTTCGAAGGCCGCCGCGCCGGCAGGATAGAACTCGACGGCGATAGCTACGGGCTTTACTGGACGCTCACCGACCCCACTGGCGGCTACGTCGACGCCGTGGTGATGGGCACGCGACTGGACGGTGACAACCGCTCCGAACGCGGGCTGAAAATCGACAATCGCGGGCACGCCCTGACCCTGTCGGCGGAAGCCGGCTACCCCTTCGCGGTGACCGCCGACTGGGTCCTCGAGCCCCAGGTGCAGATCATCCACCAGAAGGTCTCCCTGGACACCCAGGACGATGGGGTCTCAAGGGTCGAGTTTGATTCCGACAGTGCCTGGACCGGCCGCCTCGGCGCTCGCCTCAAGGGCCGTTATCAGGTCAGCGGCATGCCTGTGGAACCGTATCTGCGCGCCAATCTCTGGCACACGTTTTCCGGCACCGATACGGTAACGTTCGACGACACTGAGCGGGTCGAGACCCAACAACGCGCGACCACTGGCGACCTGGGCGTCGGTGTCAACGTGAGCCTGGCGCCCACGGTCAGCGTGTATGCCGCAGCGGACTACAGCAACAACCTCGACAGCCTTCAGCAACGCAGTGTCGCGGGGAATCTCGGTGTACGGATCAGTTGGTAG
- a CDS encoding DUF2934 domain-containing protein, with translation MSTDDKRIREFAYQIWESEGKPTGQEKRHWEMARKLAEAEALAPSKPPKAASKSAASKTDGAKSASAKSTTAKTVAKNTPPKAKPAAKPSAATAAVVPPANKTADKKPRAPRKPPAV, from the coding sequence ATGAGTACCGACGATAAACGCATTCGCGAATTCGCCTACCAGATCTGGGAGTCCGAGGGTAAGCCCACCGGGCAGGAGAAACGCCACTGGGAGATGGCGCGCAAACTGGCCGAAGCCGAAGCACTGGCCCCCAGCAAGCCACCCAAGGCGGCGAGCAAATCAGCGGCCAGCAAAACCGATGGCGCCAAGTCCGCTAGCGCCAAGAGCACCACGGCCAAGACCGTCGCAAAAAACACACCGCCCAAGGCCAAGCCTGCGGCCAAACCTTCTGCGGCGACTGCCGCGGTAGTGCCACCGGCCAACAAAACAGCCGACAAGAAACCCCGGGCACCACGCAAACCGCCGGCGGTTTGA
- a CDS encoding endonuclease/exonuclease/phosphatase family protein, which yields MTQDPDWRAVESMPSERPAAVHRLRILTVNTHKGFTALNRRFILPELREAVRSTGADLVFLQEVLGEHDRHASRYDNWPQTSQYEFLADSMWSDFAYGRNAVYPDGHHGNALLSKYPIRQFRNLDVSITGPERRGLLHCVLDVPGHAAVHGICVHLSLLESHRQLQLKLLCQLLDSLPEDAPVIIAGDFNDWQLRGNLALARRGYLHEAFEQHHGRPARTYPARFPLLRLDRIYLRNASSHAPQILGNKPWTHLSDHLPLSVEVHL from the coding sequence GTGACTCAAGATCCCGATTGGCGGGCCGTCGAATCAATGCCATCGGAGCGGCCTGCGGCGGTTCATCGGCTGCGGATCCTGACGGTCAATACCCACAAGGGTTTCACCGCCCTCAACCGTCGTTTTATCCTGCCCGAACTGCGCGAAGCGGTGCGCAGTACCGGCGCCGACCTGGTGTTCCTGCAAGAGGTGCTGGGCGAACATGACCGACACGCGTCACGCTACGACAATTGGCCCCAGACGTCCCAGTACGAATTCCTCGCCGACAGCATGTGGAGCGATTTCGCCTACGGCCGCAATGCGGTCTACCCCGATGGCCATCATGGCAACGCCCTGCTCTCCAAATACCCGATCCGCCAATTCCGCAATCTCGACGTGTCCATCACTGGCCCGGAGCGCCGCGGGCTGTTGCATTGTGTGCTGGATGTGCCCGGCCACGCTGCAGTCCACGGGATCTGCGTACACCTGAGTCTTCTGGAAAGCCATCGCCAGTTACAGCTCAAACTGCTCTGCCAACTGCTCGATTCGCTGCCCGAGGACGCCCCGGTGATCATCGCTGGCGATTTCAACGACTGGCAACTGCGTGGCAACCTCGCCCTCGCCCGCCGAGGCTACCTGCATGAAGCCTTCGAGCAGCACCACGGTCGCCCCGCCAGGACCTATCCGGCCCGCTTCCCCCTGTTGCGCCTGGACCGTATTTATCTGCGCAACGCCAGCAGCCACGCCCCACAAATCCTGGGCAACAAACCCTGGACGCACCTGAGCGACCACCTGCCGCTTTCGGTGGAAGTGCATTTGTAG
- the glgX gene encoding glycogen debranching protein GlgX codes for MTRPNKTTPPPVIEASRIREGLPFPLGATWDGLGVNFALFSANATKVELCIFDDAGEVELERIELPEYTDEIYHGYLPDAHPGLIYGYRVYGPYDPANGHRFNPNKLLIDPYAKQLVGQLKWSEALFGYTIGHPDGDLSFDERDSAPFVPKCKVIDPAHTWGHDHRVSVPWDKTILYETHVRGLTMRHPSVPENLRGTFAGLMVDDVLEHVRKLGVSSVELLPIHAFVNDQHLLHKGMTNYWGYNSIAFFAPDPRYLASGKIAEFKEMVAHLHEANLEVILDVVYNHTAEGNEQGPTLSMRGIDNASYYRLMPDDKRYYINDSGTGNTLDLSHPCVLQMVTDSLRYWATEMHVDGFRFDLATILGRYHDGFDERHSFLVACRQDPVLRQVKMIAEPWDCGPGGYQVGRFPPGWVEWNDKFRDTVRAFWKGDDGQLADFASRMTASGEMFNQRGRRPYASVNFVTAHDGFTLHDLVSYNDKHNEANDENNQDGSNNNLSWNHGVEGPTDDPEINALRHRQMRNFFATLLLAQGTPMIVAGDEFARTQHGNNNAYCQDSEIGWVNWDLSEDGAALLKFVKRLIKLRLTYPILRRGRFLVGNYNEDIGVKDVTWLAPDGNEMTIEQWQDSHGRCLGMLMDGRAQETGIRRKGGDATLLLVVNAHHDIVNFRLPEVPEGSFWTCMVDTNQPNVRGQERFDFDSEYSVTGRSLLLFELQREEEE; via the coding sequence ATGACCCGTCCAAACAAAACCACGCCGCCGCCCGTGATCGAGGCTTCGCGGATCCGTGAAGGGCTGCCTTTTCCATTGGGTGCAACCTGGGATGGCCTCGGGGTCAATTTCGCGCTGTTTTCAGCCAATGCCACCAAGGTTGAACTGTGCATTTTCGATGATGCCGGCGAAGTCGAACTCGAACGCATCGAGCTGCCGGAGTACACCGACGAGATTTACCACGGCTATCTGCCGGATGCCCACCCGGGCTTGATCTATGGCTACCGGGTCTACGGCCCATACGACCCGGCGAACGGCCACCGTTTCAACCCGAACAAGCTGTTGATCGACCCGTATGCCAAGCAACTGGTCGGTCAGTTGAAGTGGTCCGAAGCCCTCTTTGGCTACACCATTGGCCATCCCGATGGCGACCTCAGTTTCGATGAACGTGACAGCGCCCCGTTTGTCCCCAAGTGCAAGGTCATCGACCCTGCGCACACCTGGGGCCATGACCATCGCGTCAGCGTACCCTGGGACAAGACCATCCTGTATGAGACCCACGTGCGCGGCCTCACAATGCGTCACCCTTCGGTGCCGGAGAACCTGCGCGGTACGTTCGCCGGGCTGATGGTCGACGATGTGCTGGAGCATGTCCGCAAGCTGGGGGTCTCTTCGGTAGAACTGCTGCCCATCCATGCCTTCGTCAATGACCAGCACCTGCTGCACAAAGGCATGACCAACTACTGGGGTTACAACAGCATCGCCTTCTTTGCCCCGGACCCACGCTACCTGGCCAGTGGCAAGATCGCCGAATTCAAGGAGATGGTCGCGCACCTGCACGAGGCCAACCTGGAAGTCATCCTCGACGTGGTCTACAACCACACCGCCGAGGGCAATGAACAGGGCCCCACCCTGTCCATGCGCGGCATCGATAACGCCTCGTACTACCGGCTGATGCCCGACGACAAACGCTACTACATCAACGATTCCGGCACCGGCAATACCCTGGACCTGAGCCATCCTTGCGTTCTGCAAATGGTCACCGACTCCCTGCGCTATTGGGCCACGGAGATGCACGTCGACGGTTTCCGCTTCGACCTGGCGACCATTCTGGGCCGCTACCATGACGGCTTCGACGAGCGCCACAGCTTCCTCGTGGCCTGTCGCCAGGACCCGGTGCTGCGCCAGGTAAAAATGATCGCCGAGCCTTGGGACTGCGGCCCTGGGGGCTACCAGGTGGGACGCTTCCCGCCGGGCTGGGTCGAGTGGAACGACAAGTTCCGCGACACGGTGCGGGCCTTCTGGAAGGGTGATGACGGCCAGCTTGCCGATTTCGCCAGTCGGATGACGGCTTCGGGCGAGATGTTCAACCAGCGTGGCCGGCGTCCGTACGCTTCGGTGAACTTCGTCACCGCCCATGACGGTTTCACCTTGCATGACCTGGTGTCGTACAACGACAAGCACAACGAGGCCAACGACGAGAACAACCAGGACGGCAGCAATAACAACCTGTCCTGGAACCATGGTGTCGAAGGCCCGACGGATGACCCGGAGATCAACGCACTGCGCCATCGACAGATGCGTAACTTCTTCGCCACCCTGCTGCTGGCCCAAGGCACGCCGATGATCGTTGCCGGCGACGAATTTGCCCGTACCCAACACGGCAATAACAATGCCTATTGCCAGGATAGTGAAATCGGCTGGGTCAATTGGGACCTGAGCGAGGATGGCGCTGCGCTGCTCAAGTTCGTCAAGCGCCTGATCAAGTTGCGCCTGACCTATCCGATCCTGCGGCGCGGGCGGTTCCTGGTGGGTAACTACAACGAGGACATCGGCGTCAAGGACGTGACCTGGCTGGCCCCGGACGGTAATGAAATGACCATTGAGCAATGGCAGGACAGCCATGGCCGCTGCCTGGGCATGCTGATGGACGGCCGGGCCCAAGAGACCGGCATTCGGCGCAAAGGCGGCGATGCGACACTGCTGCTGGTGGTCAACGCGCACCATGACATCGTCAATTTCCGCTTGCCGGAAGTCCCCGAGGGCAGTTTCTGGACCTGCATGGTCGACACCAACCAGCCTAACGTTCGTGGACAGGAGCGCTTCGATTTCGACTCAGAATACTCCGTCACCGGGCGCTCGTTGCTGCTGTTCGAGCTGCAACGCGAAGAAGAGGAATGA
- a CDS encoding PIG-L family deacetylase, with protein MKPASRLPGRQHPQIWNSAAQLADIPIISTQTLIPAGARAVVLAPHPGDEIGACGGLLQLLNNLDQPMLLISVSDGALIHPGSPLWTDERLRAHRPHPQESVDALHRLGIATHGLQWVRGGFPEKNLIEHEAELTDFIARHLRPGDVVFSTWRQDGDSDHDTVGRAGALAADRIGVAFNELPVWAWHWPVREQNKIPWHRARKLRLDVWTTARKRHAMYAYVSQLNGEPASGIAPLFPRVILDRMGLPYEIVFI; from the coding sequence ATGAAACCCGCCTCTCGCTTGCCCGGCCGGCAACATCCGCAAATCTGGAACAGTGCTGCGCAACTGGCCGATATTCCGATCATCAGTACCCAGACGCTCATTCCCGCCGGCGCCCGCGCCGTTGTCCTCGCCCCGCATCCGGGCGATGAGATCGGCGCCTGTGGTGGATTGCTGCAGTTGCTGAACAACCTGGATCAACCCATGTTGCTGATCTCGGTCTCCGATGGAGCCCTGATCCACCCCGGTTCACCGTTGTGGACCGATGAACGCTTGCGTGCGCACCGCCCTCACCCGCAGGAAAGCGTGGACGCCCTGCATCGCCTGGGCATAGCAACCCATGGCCTGCAATGGGTGCGCGGCGGCTTCCCGGAAAAAAACCTGATCGAACACGAAGCCGAGCTCACCGACTTTATTGCACGTCACCTGCGCCCCGGTGACGTGGTGTTCAGCACCTGGCGCCAGGATGGCGACAGCGACCACGACACCGTCGGGCGCGCCGGGGCCCTGGCGGCCGACAGGATCGGAGTGGCGTTCAACGAACTGCCGGTATGGGCTTGGCACTGGCCGGTCCGCGAGCAAAATAAAATCCCCTGGCACCGGGCCCGCAAACTGCGTCTCGACGTCTGGACCACCGCCCGCAAGCGTCACGCCATGTACGCGTACGTCAGCCAGCTCAACGGCGAACCGGCGAGCGGCATCGCCCCGTTGTTCCCCCGGGTCATCCTTGATCGGATGGGGCTGCCGTATGAGATTGTCTTTATCTGA
- a CDS encoding malto-oligosyltrehalose synthase, which yields MKQTLIQPLRATVRLQFHKGFTLDDAIPQVPYFASLGISHIYASPLLKARAGSMHGYDVVDPTLVNPELGGEAALKRLVAALREHQMGLILDIVSNHMAVGGNDNPWWLDLLEWGRLSPYGEFFDIQWHSPDPLMEGQLLLPFLGSDYGVALQEGTLQLHFDAGQGSFYVEHYEHRFPICPMHYGELLKPTETLPAEQTESLKALAERFTTLNYQTDAHTLARPLQKELRDLAAQAGILTAIEDNLGGYDSTAPEGFERLHQLLERQSYRLASWRTAADDINWRRFFDVNELGGLRVERPAVFEATHAKIFQLIGEGLVDGLRIDHIDGLADPRGYCRKLRRHLDSLSPTRHLPIFVEKILGDGETLRRDWNIDGSTGYEFMNQVSLLQHDPTGAAPLAEFWSRHSERPAHFIEEARLARQQILNGSLAGDFESVAQALLQVARDDVMTRDLTLGAIRRALQELIVHFPVYRTYITPLGRSAEDEVFFNQALEGARRTLSEADWPVLDCLAGWLGGMPWRQRPRGSQRKRLRHACVRFQQLTSPAAAKAVEDTALYRSAVLLSRNDVGYDTERFSAPAEVFHRACLERLEHFPDNLITTATHDHKRGEDTRARLAVLSERSDWYSACVGQWRILSPSLHSDPAAPSAGDELILYQALLGSWPLDLDLQDHKALAAYNERLWQWQRKALREAKLQSSWAAVNDAYEQATQMFLERLLLGDEGLPLRSAIAEAVQAIAPAGALNSLAQTLLRMTVPGVPDLYQGNEFWDFSLVDPDNRRPVDFQARREALRADSTPAALIRDWRDGRVKQALIARTLAVRAEYPRLWRQGRYQPLEVLGEQAERVLAFMREDSQQRAIIVVPVHAAPLLENSAVPLVAASDWGDTRVSLPFAAGDEKLKGLFSSATVTPQRELLISTALGNFPVNVFIQP from the coding sequence ATGAAGCAGACATTGATCCAACCCCTGCGGGCAACAGTGCGCCTGCAGTTTCATAAAGGCTTCACCCTGGACGATGCCATCCCCCAGGTGCCGTACTTCGCCTCACTGGGCATCAGCCACATTTATGCCTCGCCGCTGCTCAAGGCCCGGGCCGGCTCGATGCACGGCTACGATGTGGTCGACCCGACCCTGGTCAACCCCGAACTGGGTGGCGAAGCCGCGCTCAAGCGTCTGGTCGCAGCGTTGCGCGAGCACCAGATGGGCTTGATCCTCGACATCGTGTCCAATCACATGGCCGTTGGCGGCAATGACAACCCCTGGTGGCTGGATTTGCTGGAATGGGGTCGCTTGAGCCCCTACGGTGAATTCTTCGACATCCAGTGGCACTCCCCCGACCCACTGATGGAAGGCCAATTGCTGCTGCCGTTCCTCGGCAGTGACTACGGCGTAGCGTTGCAGGAAGGCACCTTGCAGCTGCACTTCGATGCCGGCCAAGGCAGCTTCTACGTCGAGCACTACGAACACCGCTTCCCGATTTGCCCGATGCACTATGGCGAACTGCTCAAACCCACCGAAACCCTGCCCGCCGAGCAAACCGAATCGCTCAAGGCACTGGCCGAACGCTTCACCACACTCAATTACCAGACCGACGCCCACACCCTCGCCCGCCCGTTGCAAAAAGAGCTGCGGGACCTGGCGGCGCAAGCGGGCATCCTCACCGCCATCGAGGACAACCTGGGCGGCTACGACTCCACAGCCCCCGAAGGCTTCGAGCGCCTGCACCAACTGCTCGAGCGCCAGAGCTACCGGCTCGCCAGCTGGCGCACGGCGGCGGACGACATCAATTGGCGGCGCTTTTTCGATGTCAACGAACTGGGTGGGCTGCGGGTCGAGCGTCCGGCGGTCTTCGAGGCGACCCATGCCAAGATTTTCCAGTTGATCGGCGAAGGACTGGTGGACGGCCTGCGGATCGATCACATCGACGGTCTTGCCGACCCTCGTGGTTACTGCCGCAAGTTGCGCAGACACCTCGATTCGCTGTCGCCAACCCGACACCTGCCGATTTTCGTCGAGAAGATTCTTGGCGATGGCGAGACGTTGCGGCGGGACTGGAACATCGACGGCAGCACCGGCTACGAATTCATGAACCAGGTCTCGCTGCTCCAGCATGACCCGACCGGTGCCGCCCCCCTCGCCGAATTCTGGAGCCGGCACAGTGAACGGCCAGCGCACTTCATCGAAGAAGCTCGCCTGGCCCGCCAGCAGATTCTCAATGGCTCCCTGGCCGGAGACTTCGAAAGCGTCGCCCAGGCCCTGCTGCAGGTGGCCCGTGACGATGTGATGACCCGCGACCTGACCCTGGGCGCGATCCGTCGGGCCTTGCAGGAACTGATCGTGCATTTCCCGGTGTATCGCACCTACATCACGCCCCTGGGGCGTTCGGCCGAAGACGAGGTGTTCTTTAACCAGGCCCTGGAAGGCGCCCGGCGGACGCTCAGCGAAGCCGACTGGCCAGTGCTCGACTGCCTGGCCGGCTGGCTCGGTGGGATGCCCTGGCGGCAACGTCCGCGTGGCAGCCAGCGTAAACGCCTGCGCCATGCCTGCGTGCGTTTCCAGCAACTGACCTCGCCGGCTGCCGCCAAAGCGGTGGAGGACACCGCGCTCTATCGCTCGGCGGTGCTGTTGTCACGCAATGACGTGGGTTATGACACCGAGCGCTTCAGTGCCCCGGCCGAGGTGTTCCACCGCGCGTGCCTTGAGCGACTCGAACATTTCCCCGACAACCTGATCACCACCGCCACCCACGACCACAAGCGCGGCGAAGACACCCGCGCCAGGCTGGCCGTGCTCAGCGAGCGCAGCGATTGGTACAGCGCCTGCGTGGGGCAATGGCGCATCCTTTCGCCTTCGCTGCACAGTGACCCGGCGGCGCCCTCGGCCGGTGATGAACTGATTCTGTACCAGGCCCTGCTCGGCAGCTGGCCACTGGACCTCGACCTCCAGGACCACAAGGCCCTGGCCGCCTACAACGAGCGCCTGTGGCAATGGCAGCGCAAGGCCCTGCGGGAAGCCAAACTGCAAAGCAGCTGGGCGGCGGTCAACGACGCTTATGAGCAAGCCACGCAGATGTTTCTCGAACGGTTGCTGCTGGGCGATGAGGGGTTGCCGTTGCGCAGCGCCATCGCCGAGGCAGTCCAGGCCATCGCCCCAGCGGGCGCCCTCAACAGTCTGGCGCAAACTTTGCTGCGCATGACGGTGCCCGGCGTACCGGACCTGTACCAAGGCAACGAGTTCTGGGACTTCAGCCTGGTGGACCCGGATAACCGCCGCCCGGTGGATTTTCAGGCACGCCGCGAGGCGTTACGGGCCGACAGCACGCCAGCCGCGTTGATACGCGATTGGCGGGACGGCCGAGTCAAACAGGCATTGATCGCCAGGACGCTGGCCGTGCGAGCCGAGTATCCGCGGCTATGGCGCCAGGGGCGCTACCAGCCGCTGGAAGTGCTCGGCGAGCAAGCCGAGCGAGTACTGGCGTTCATGCGTGAAGACTCGCAACAACGGGCGATCATTGTTGTACCTGTCCATGCGGCGCCGTTGCTGGAAAACAGTGCCGTGCCGCTGGTGGCTGCGTCGGATTGGGGCGATACCCGTGTGTCGTTACCGTTCGCCGCCGGGGATGAAAAACTGAAGGGACTTTTTTCCAGCGCAACAGTCACACCCCAAAGGGAGCTGCTGATCAGCACCGCGCTGGGGAATTTCCCGGTCAATGTCTTTATCCAACCTTGA